One genomic segment of Natrononativus amylolyticus includes these proteins:
- a CDS encoding 2-oxoacid:acceptor oxidoreductase subunit alpha translates to MTEDLNWAIGGEAGDGIDSTGKIFAQALSRAGRHVFTSKDFASRIRGGYTAYKIRTSVDQVQSVVDRLDILVALTQRTIDENLDELHDGSAIIYDGERSWEANIPEEATAVDVPLKSLAEEAGGAIMRNTVALGAACEITGFDVEYLDESLEKRFGGKGSKIVENNREAARLGQEYVQENYDVDLGYDLETTDNDYVLLNGDEAIGMGALAAGCRFYAGYPITPATNVMEYLTGRIERYGGHVVQAEDELSAINMALGAARAGARSMTATSGPGIDLMAETFGLIATSETPLVICDVMRSGPSTGMPTKQEQGDLNMTLYGGHGEVPRFVITPTTISECFWKTVEAFNYAEKYQTPVYLVADLALAVTEQTFPPEAFDMDAVEIDRGKLVDDDTVDEWLDEQGRFRAHANTDDGISPRAIPGTIDGAHMSTGLEHDELGRRTEETDVRVEQVDKRNRKVETAQAEEDWDYREFGSPDAENLVISWGSNEGALVEALDYLEEEGVDVRVVSVPYIFPRPDLTDDVEAAEDVIVVECNATGQFADVLERDTLTRLKRINKYTGVRFKADELAEAIQTKLTEEVPAQ, encoded by the coding sequence ATGACCGAGGACTTAAACTGGGCTATCGGGGGCGAGGCCGGCGACGGCATCGACTCCACGGGCAAGATCTTCGCCCAGGCACTCTCCCGAGCCGGACGACACGTCTTCACGTCGAAGGACTTCGCGTCGCGGATCCGCGGCGGCTACACCGCCTACAAGATCCGCACCTCCGTCGACCAGGTCCAGAGCGTCGTCGACCGGCTGGACATCCTGGTGGCGCTCACGCAGCGAACCATCGACGAGAACCTCGACGAACTGCACGACGGCAGCGCGATCATCTACGACGGCGAGCGTTCCTGGGAAGCCAACATTCCCGAGGAGGCGACCGCCGTCGACGTCCCCCTCAAATCCCTCGCCGAGGAGGCCGGCGGCGCGATCATGCGAAACACCGTCGCCCTCGGTGCGGCCTGCGAGATCACCGGCTTCGACGTCGAGTACCTCGACGAATCGCTCGAGAAGCGCTTCGGCGGGAAGGGGTCGAAGATCGTCGAGAACAACCGCGAAGCCGCCCGCCTCGGTCAGGAGTACGTCCAGGAGAACTACGACGTCGACCTGGGCTACGACCTCGAGACGACCGACAACGACTACGTCCTGTTGAACGGCGACGAGGCGATCGGCATGGGCGCCCTCGCCGCCGGCTGTCGGTTCTACGCCGGCTACCCGATCACGCCCGCGACGAACGTGATGGAGTACCTCACGGGACGGATCGAACGCTACGGCGGCCACGTCGTCCAGGCCGAAGACGAACTCTCCGCGATCAACATGGCCCTCGGCGCCGCCCGCGCCGGGGCGCGATCGATGACGGCCACCTCGGGGCCGGGCATCGACCTGATGGCCGAGACGTTCGGGCTGATCGCGACCAGCGAGACGCCGCTCGTGATCTGTGACGTGATGCGCTCCGGGCCGTCGACCGGGATGCCGACGAAACAGGAGCAGGGCGACCTCAACATGACGCTGTACGGCGGCCACGGCGAGGTTCCCCGGTTCGTCATCACCCCGACGACCATCTCGGAGTGTTTCTGGAAGACCGTCGAGGCGTTCAACTACGCCGAGAAGTACCAGACGCCCGTCTACCTGGTCGCCGACCTCGCGCTCGCGGTCACCGAACAGACGTTCCCGCCGGAGGCGTTCGACATGGACGCCGTCGAGATCGACCGCGGCAAACTCGTCGACGACGACACCGTCGACGAGTGGCTCGACGAGCAGGGACGGTTCCGCGCCCACGCGAACACCGACGACGGGATCAGCCCCCGCGCGATTCCGGGAACGATCGACGGCGCCCACATGAGCACCGGTCTCGAGCACGACGAACTCGGCCGTCGAACCGAGGAGACGGACGTGCGCGTCGAGCAGGTCGACAAGCGAAACCGCAAGGTAGAGACCGCCCAGGCCGAGGAGGACTGGGATTACCGCGAGTTCGGCAGCCCCGACGCGGAGAACCTCGTCATCTCCTGGGGGTCGAACGAGGGCGCGCTCGTCGAGGCGCTCGACTACCTCGAGGAGGAAGGTGTCGACGTCCGCGTCGTCTCGGTCCCCTACATCTTCCCGCGACCCGACCTCACCGACGACGTCGAGGCCGCCGAGGACGTGATCGTCGTCGAGTGTAACGCAACCGGCCAGTTCGCCGACGTGCTCGAGCGCGACACGCTCACCCGACTCAAGCGGATCAACAAGTACACCGGCGTCCGTTTCAAGGCGGACGAACTCGCAGAGGCGATTCAGACGAAACTCACCGAGGAGGTGCCAGCACAATGA
- a CDS encoding 2-oxoacid:ferredoxin oxidoreductase subunit beta, translating into MSSEVRFTDFKSDKQPTWCPGCGDFGTMNGMMKALANTGNDPDNTFVVAGIGCSGKIGTYMHSYALHGVHGRALPVGQGVKMARPDIEVMVAGGDGDGYSIGAGHFVHAVRRNVDMSYVVMDNRIYGLTKGQASPTSRSDFETSTTPEGPKQPPVNPLALALASGATFIAQSFASDAMRHAEIVQEAIEHDGFGFVNVFSPCVTFNDVDTYDYFRDTLVDLEEEGHDRHDYEAAKEVILDAGKEYQGVMYQNENSVPYHEQHGVTEDMSEIPDGAPEDAMDLVREFY; encoded by the coding sequence ATGAGCTCAGAGGTTCGATTCACCGACTTCAAATCCGACAAGCAGCCGACGTGGTGTCCCGGATGCGGCGACTTCGGGACGATGAACGGCATGATGAAAGCGCTAGCCAACACCGGCAACGACCCCGACAACACGTTCGTGGTCGCCGGAATCGGCTGTTCCGGAAAGATCGGGACCTACATGCACAGCTACGCCCTCCACGGGGTTCACGGCCGTGCGCTCCCGGTCGGACAGGGCGTCAAGATGGCCCGTCCCGACATCGAAGTGATGGTCGCCGGCGGCGACGGCGACGGCTACTCGATCGGCGCCGGCCACTTCGTCCACGCCGTCCGACGGAACGTCGACATGTCCTACGTCGTCATGGACAACCGCATCTACGGGCTGACGAAGGGCCAGGCCTCGCCGACCTCGAGATCCGATTTCGAGACCTCAACGACCCCCGAGGGACCGAAACAGCCCCCGGTCAACCCGCTCGCGCTCGCGCTCGCCTCCGGGGCGACGTTCATCGCCCAGTCGTTCGCCTCCGACGCGATGCGCCACGCCGAGATCGTCCAGGAAGCGATCGAACACGACGGCTTCGGCTTCGTCAACGTCTTCAGCCCCTGCGTGACGTTCAACGACGTCGACACCTACGACTACTTCCGGGACACCCTGGTCGACTTAGAGGAGGAGGGTCACGACCGCCACGACTACGAGGCGGCCAAGGAGGTCATCCTCGACGCCGGAAAGGAGTACCAGGGCGTGATGTACCAGAACGAGAACTCGGTTCCCTATCACGAACAGCACGGCGTCACCGAGGATATGTCCGAGATTCCCGACGGCGCCCCCGAGGACGCGATGGACCTCGTCCGCGAGTTCTACTGA
- a CDS encoding PHP domain-containing protein: protein MSLTADYHVHTNYSDGRPLPEMLSAAADAGLEAVGFADHCNVSERSPLAATKRELGFNLDLTYERRRAALEALAAETGLRLYDAVELDYDPRDEAAIEAFLEEAGFEYAIGSVHEMDGTVIFDQDHFAAKSESAIVDLIDDYYARLCALIESELFDVVAHLDAIERTPALRGYTTANHWQAVADALAASSTLPEINAGAIDGYGEYHPEPAFLEALRAADVSFVPGTDSHRGPELEARTAALATRFGELGLEPAAPPSL, encoded by the coding sequence GTGTCCCTTACCGCGGACTATCACGTTCACACGAACTACTCCGACGGCCGCCCGCTCCCGGAGATGCTCTCCGCCGCCGCGGACGCGGGCCTCGAGGCGGTCGGCTTCGCCGATCACTGCAACGTCTCCGAGCGATCGCCGCTGGCGGCGACCAAGCGGGAACTGGGGTTCAACCTCGATCTGACCTACGAGCGGCGGCGGGCCGCACTCGAGGCGCTCGCCGCAGAGACCGGCTTGCGGCTCTACGACGCGGTGGAACTGGACTACGACCCGCGCGACGAGGCGGCGATCGAGGCGTTCCTCGAGGAAGCCGGATTCGAGTACGCCATCGGAAGCGTCCACGAGATGGACGGCACGGTGATCTTCGACCAGGACCACTTCGCGGCGAAGTCCGAGTCGGCGATCGTCGACCTGATCGACGACTACTACGCTCGACTCTGTGCGCTGATCGAATCGGAGCTGTTCGACGTCGTGGCTCACCTCGACGCGATCGAGCGCACGCCGGCGCTGCGAGGGTACACGACCGCCAACCACTGGCAAGCGGTGGCGGATGCGCTCGCCGCCTCGTCGACGCTTCCCGAGATCAACGCGGGCGCGATCGACGGCTACGGCGAGTACCACCCCGAGCCGGCGTTTCTCGAGGCGCTCCGCGCCGCGGACGTCTCGTTCGTTCCCGGAACGGATTCCCACCGGGGGCCGGAACTCGAGGCGCGAACGGCGGCGCTGGCGACGCGGTTCGGCGAGCTGGGACTCGAGCCGGCGGCGCCGCCGTCGCTGTAA
- a CDS encoding DUF6517 family protein → MTTRRRILAGGTACALALSAGCLDFALGRNALEFDATRVAPSEAALAETGYEETVAERQTHEETVEAGLERDVRASYWLSVSEKEVELLGETREAATVAAVSMPALEILGSSYNPLAELDSEELLAELQSEFDGGYGDLGDLEYAATIALPVLGADRSVDRFRGTTTFDGEDVDVVLLLTAFDHGDDFVVLLGGYPEPLADEGVNVELLMESVERLP, encoded by the coding sequence ATGACTACCCGGAGACGTATTCTCGCAGGCGGAACTGCCTGCGCTCTCGCGCTCTCGGCCGGCTGTCTCGACTTCGCGCTCGGACGGAACGCCCTCGAGTTCGACGCGACGCGGGTCGCTCCGAGCGAGGCGGCGCTCGCGGAAACCGGATACGAGGAGACGGTAGCCGAACGACAGACTCACGAGGAAACCGTCGAGGCCGGCCTCGAGCGCGACGTGCGGGCGAGCTACTGGCTGTCGGTCTCCGAGAAGGAGGTCGAACTCCTGGGCGAGACGCGGGAGGCGGCGACGGTCGCCGCCGTCTCGATGCCGGCGCTGGAGATCCTGGGATCGTCGTACAATCCGCTCGCAGAACTCGACAGCGAGGAGCTACTGGCGGAGCTCCAGTCGGAGTTCGACGGCGGCTACGGCGACCTCGGGGACCTCGAGTACGCCGCGACGATCGCGCTCCCGGTTCTCGGCGCGGACCGCTCGGTCGATCGGTTTCGCGGAACCACGACGTTCGACGGCGAGGACGTCGACGTCGTCCTGTTGCTCACCGCGTTCGATCACGGCGACGACTTCGTCGTGTTGCTCGGCGGCTACCCGGAGCCGCTTGCCGACGAGGGTGTCAACGTCGAGCTACTGATGGAGTCGGTCGAACGCCTGCCGTAG
- a CDS encoding pyridoxal phosphate-dependent aminotransferase, protein MTEFADRVEQVSISGIREVFEAAGEDAINLGIGQPDFPTPEHARRAAVNAVEAGKADAYTSNKGILELREAISAKYDRDYGLAVDPGDAIVTAGGSEALHLALEAHVDPGEEVIFPDPGFVAYDALTRIAGGTPKPVALRDDLTLDPAAVEEAITDDTAVFIVNSPGNPTGAVQSEDDVREFARIADEHDVLCLSDEVYEHIVFDGVHRSPMEFSNTDNVVVVSACSKTYSMTGWRLGWIVGSNRRIERMLRVHQYCQACASAPAQYAAEAALSGPQDAVSQMVQAFERRRDTVVDGLEDAGLTVPTPQGAFYAMPEVPEGWCDEVLERGVVVVPGEAFGENGAGYARLSYATAMDELKEALEIIDDATAAVR, encoded by the coding sequence ATGACGGAGTTTGCAGACCGCGTCGAGCAGGTGTCGATCAGCGGCATTCGCGAGGTGTTCGAAGCCGCCGGCGAGGACGCGATCAACCTCGGCATCGGGCAGCCGGACTTCCCCACGCCGGAGCACGCCCGCCGGGCCGCCGTCAACGCGGTGGAAGCGGGAAAAGCCGACGCCTACACCTCTAACAAGGGGATTCTCGAGCTCCGGGAGGCGATTTCGGCGAAGTACGACCGGGACTACGGGCTCGCCGTCGACCCGGGCGATGCCATCGTCACTGCCGGCGGCAGCGAGGCGTTGCACTTGGCGCTCGAGGCCCACGTCGATCCCGGCGAGGAGGTGATCTTTCCCGATCCAGGGTTCGTCGCGTACGACGCGCTGACCCGGATCGCCGGCGGCACGCCGAAGCCCGTCGCCCTCCGCGACGATCTCACCCTCGATCCCGCCGCCGTCGAGGAGGCCATCACCGACGACACCGCGGTTTTCATCGTCAACAGCCCCGGCAACCCCACCGGTGCGGTCCAGAGCGAGGACGACGTCCGGGAGTTCGCCCGGATCGCCGACGAGCACGACGTGCTCTGTCTCTCAGACGAGGTGTACGAGCACATCGTCTTCGACGGCGTTCACCGCTCGCCGATGGAGTTTTCGAACACCGACAACGTCGTCGTCGTCAGCGCCTGCTCGAAGACGTACTCGATGACCGGCTGGCGGCTGGGCTGGATCGTCGGCTCCAACCGCCGGATCGAGCGGATGCTCCGCGTCCACCAGTACTGCCAGGCCTGCGCGAGCGCGCCGGCACAGTACGCCGCCGAGGCGGCCCTCTCGGGCCCCCAGGACGCCGTCTCCCAGATGGTCCAGGCGTTCGAGCGCCGCCGCGACACCGTCGTCGACGGCCTCGAGGACGCCGGACTCACGGTTCCGACCCCCCAGGGGGCGTTCTACGCGATGCCGGAGGTTCCCGAGGGCTGGTGCGACGAGGTGCTCGAGCGCGGCGTCGTCGTCGTCCCCGGCGAGGCCTTCGGCGAGAACGGCGCGGGGTACGCCCGCCTCTCCTACGCGACGGCGATGGACGAACTGAAGGAGGCCCTCGAGATCATCGACGACGCGACGGCGGCCGTTCGGTAG
- a CDS encoding helix-turn-helix domain-containing protein, protein MTDARRSVLELLEETDVALPVAVLDNELEPPHATVSRTLTELERDGLVERDERYEAFYRITDSGCAYLEEESVD, encoded by the coding sequence ATGACGGACGCGAGACGGTCGGTTCTCGAACTCCTCGAGGAAACCGACGTCGCCCTCCCGGTGGCCGTCCTGGACAACGAACTCGAGCCGCCCCACGCGACGGTTTCTCGCACCCTCACCGAACTCGAGCGGGACGGGCTCGTCGAACGGGACGAGCGGTACGAGGCGTTCTACCGAATCACCGACAGCGGGTGTGCGTACCTCGAGGAAGAGTCCGTGGATTGA
- a CDS encoding cupin domain-containing protein produces MDSTRTTWSVPRGNDQQWIESRGGRDVTITCHPVRGERVEFLNEPDDPSNGPLTLKFHLDAGHEVGEHTHPEQTETITVNRGAIRATIDGEDRLLEVGDNESIAPGVPHGYEVVGDDSAVLAVSMTPGLEFKEFVVSEHALGASDYPESGLNLPYFALVAKRHGLMIAPPSDGVRLKLLVAVLSSIGRLKRLRIPDEPLPVRNGSDGSTGE; encoded by the coding sequence ATGGATTCCACCCGCACGACGTGGTCCGTCCCGCGCGGCAACGACCAGCAGTGGATCGAGTCTCGAGGGGGGCGGGACGTGACGATCACCTGCCACCCGGTCCGCGGTGAACGCGTCGAGTTCCTCAACGAACCCGACGATCCGTCGAATGGACCGCTCACGCTGAAATTCCATCTCGACGCGGGCCACGAGGTCGGCGAGCACACCCACCCCGAGCAGACGGAGACGATCACCGTCAACCGGGGGGCGATCCGGGCCACCATCGACGGCGAGGACCGCCTCCTCGAGGTGGGTGACAACGAGTCGATCGCTCCCGGCGTCCCTCACGGTTACGAGGTCGTCGGCGACGACAGCGCCGTCCTCGCGGTGAGCATGACGCCCGGGCTCGAGTTCAAGGAGTTCGTCGTCTCCGAACACGCGCTCGGCGCCAGCGACTACCCAGAGAGCGGGTTGAACCTCCCGTACTTCGCCCTCGTCGCGAAGCGCCACGGCCTGATGATCGCCCCGCCGTCGGACGGCGTTCGGCTGAAACTCCTCGTCGCGGTGCTCTCGAGCATCGGTCGGCTCAAGCGACTCCGGATCCCCGACGAACCGCTTCCGGTTCGAAACGGGAGCGACGGTTCGACGGGCGAGTGA
- a CDS encoding FAD-binding oxidoreductase, which produces MTRDCSFLEDLSLAADQVSFATGPRESRAADWGAERYGRRVTPDAVVWPESTADVAAVLEAATDRGVPVTPYAAGTGLEGNAVPARRGISLDLTRMDNVRDYRPDDFQIDVGPGIIGSAVDEYVASDGLFFPPLPSSGDVATVGGMLATDASGMRTVKYGEVSDWTRRLEVVLADGTVIETGTRAAKSSSGYNLTDLFVGSEGTLGVITEATLELAGRPEQIRGGRAVFGSLDDATAAVSDAIRSGVDVATIELIDELSARMANAYLDAALPASPMVFLEFHANHGVDAEIDLCELIFEDHGVERFEIADEAAMTELWTARTELAPATSAYDPDREMIHPGDVTVPISAYADLVRFAKDLEADHDLLIPCFGHAGDGNLHYTVLVDHDDPEELALGEDLYRRVVRRAIDLDGTATGEHGIGAGKQAYLELEHGDAVDVMRAIKLALDPTDTLNPGKLFPETRAGGRIEGRRR; this is translated from the coding sequence ATGACACGCGACTGCTCGTTTCTCGAGGACCTGTCGCTCGCGGCCGACCAGGTCTCGTTCGCGACCGGGCCCCGAGAGAGCCGCGCTGCAGACTGGGGCGCCGAGCGCTACGGCCGGCGCGTGACCCCCGACGCGGTCGTCTGGCCCGAGTCGACGGCCGACGTCGCCGCGGTCCTCGAAGCGGCCACCGACCGGGGCGTGCCGGTGACGCCCTACGCCGCCGGCACGGGACTCGAGGGGAACGCCGTGCCCGCCCGCCGCGGCATCAGCCTCGATCTGACCCGAATGGACAACGTCCGCGACTACCGTCCAGACGACTTCCAGATCGACGTCGGCCCCGGAATCATCGGCTCGGCTGTCGACGAGTACGTCGCGAGCGACGGCCTGTTCTTCCCGCCGCTTCCCTCCTCTGGCGACGTCGCGACCGTCGGCGGGATGCTCGCGACCGACGCCAGCGGGATGCGGACCGTGAAGTACGGCGAGGTCTCCGACTGGACGCGTCGCCTCGAGGTCGTTCTCGCCGACGGCACCGTCATCGAGACCGGCACGCGAGCGGCGAAGTCCTCGAGCGGCTACAACCTCACCGACCTGTTCGTCGGCAGCGAGGGCACCCTGGGCGTGATCACCGAGGCGACGCTCGAACTCGCCGGCCGCCCGGAGCAGATCCGCGGCGGCCGGGCGGTGTTCGGCTCCCTGGACGACGCGACCGCCGCCGTCTCGGACGCGATCCGGTCGGGCGTCGACGTCGCGACCATCGAGCTGATCGACGAACTGAGCGCCCGGATGGCGAACGCCTACCTCGACGCCGCGCTTCCGGCGTCGCCGATGGTCTTCCTCGAGTTCCACGCGAACCACGGCGTCGACGCGGAGATCGACCTCTGTGAGCTCATCTTCGAGGACCACGGCGTCGAGCGGTTCGAAATCGCCGACGAGGCGGCGATGACGGAGCTCTGGACCGCGCGGACCGAACTCGCCCCCGCCACCTCCGCGTACGACCCCGACCGCGAGATGATCCACCCCGGCGACGTGACGGTGCCAATCAGCGCCTACGCGGACCTCGTCCGCTTCGCCAAGGATCTCGAGGCCGACCACGACCTGTTGATCCCCTGTTTCGGCCACGCTGGCGACGGCAACCTCCACTACACGGTGCTGGTCGACCACGACGACCCCGAGGAGCTCGCGCTAGGCGAGGACCTCTACCGGCGGGTCGTCCGCCGGGCGATCGACCTCGACGGCACCGCCACGGGCGAGCACGGGATCGGCGCCGGCAAGCAGGCCTACCTCGAGCTCGAGCACGGCGACGCCGTCGACGTCATGCGGGCGATCAAGCTGGCCCTCGACCCGACGGACACGCTGAACCCGGGGAAGCTCTTTCCGGAGACTCGAGCGGGCGGGCGGATCGAGGGCCGACGACGGTAG
- a CDS encoding YncE family protein — MADQLLVLNKDSDTMSVLDADTGETDAVVETDFNPHEIAVTPDGEKVYVTCSLGGSLLVFDTDGWELLERIEHEEFDFPHGLAIRESAGELWLASTYSSRVYVVDTETDEIIEHSPTHQDKSHMVALTPDESRAFIANIGSDNVTAIDCEERRILADPIVGEEPEGIEVHPEGGLLVANQGDGMLSVLDPETFEQTGRALLGENPIRVVSSPDGRHVLVPNREGDDVSLIDTEHVRDGEQRSWEVKRIGVGIWPGGTVFAPDGERAFVANNKTNDVSVIDCESWTEVDRYGTELHPDGIAYLPR, encoded by the coding sequence ATGGCCGATCAGCTGCTGGTACTCAACAAGGATTCGGACACCATGTCGGTGCTCGACGCCGACACCGGCGAAACCGACGCCGTCGTCGAGACGGACTTCAACCCCCACGAGATCGCCGTCACGCCCGACGGCGAGAAAGTCTACGTCACCTGCTCGCTCGGCGGCTCGCTGCTCGTCTTCGACACCGACGGCTGGGAGCTCCTCGAGCGGATCGAACACGAGGAGTTCGACTTCCCCCACGGGCTCGCGATCCGGGAGTCGGCGGGCGAACTGTGGCTCGCCTCCACCTACAGCAGCCGGGTGTACGTCGTCGACACCGAGACCGACGAGATCATCGAGCACTCCCCGACCCACCAGGACAAGTCCCACATGGTCGCGCTCACGCCCGACGAGTCGCGGGCCTTTATCGCGAACATCGGCAGCGACAACGTGACGGCGATCGACTGCGAGGAGCGCCGGATTCTGGCCGATCCGATCGTCGGCGAAGAGCCCGAGGGAATCGAGGTCCACCCCGAGGGCGGCCTGCTCGTGGCGAACCAGGGCGACGGGATGCTCTCGGTGCTCGATCCCGAAACGTTCGAACAGACCGGGCGCGCGCTGCTCGGCGAGAACCCGATCCGCGTGGTGTCCTCGCCGGACGGCCGCCACGTCCTCGTGCCGAATCGCGAGGGCGACGACGTCTCGCTGATCGACACCGAACACGTCCGCGACGGCGAGCAACGATCCTGGGAGGTAAAGCGGATCGGCGTCGGCATCTGGCCCGGCGGCACCGTCTTCGCCCCCGACGGCGAGCGGGCGTTCGTCGCGAACAACAAGACCAACGACGTGAGCGTCATCGACTGCGAGTCGTGGACCGAGGTCGACCGCTACGGTACTGAACTCCACCCCGACGGGATCGCCTACCTCCCCCGGTAG
- a CDS encoding NUDIX hydrolase — translation MTPDYPVVEKAYAYATRERRTGLEVLVFDHPAADGGPQIPKGTVDEGETPAEAVVRELEEESGVSEPLDVVHLETDRWLHEHHEQLYRRHFFHVPLEEERDAWDHRVTGDGEDDGMVFSYYWVVPPVSLAREMDAYLHALD, via the coding sequence ATGACTCCCGACTACCCGGTCGTCGAGAAGGCCTACGCCTACGCGACCCGCGAGCGACGGACTGGCCTCGAGGTGCTCGTCTTCGACCACCCGGCTGCCGACGGCGGTCCCCAGATCCCCAAGGGGACCGTCGACGAGGGGGAGACGCCCGCCGAGGCCGTCGTCCGCGAACTCGAGGAGGAAAGCGGCGTCTCCGAGCCGCTCGACGTGGTTCACCTCGAGACCGACCGCTGGCTCCACGAGCACCACGAGCAGTTGTACCGGCGTCACTTCTTTCACGTTCCGCTCGAGGAGGAGCGCGACGCCTGGGACCACCGGGTGACGGGCGACGGCGAGGACGACGGGATGGTCTTCTCGTACTACTGGGTCGTCCCGCCGGTCTCGCTGGCTCGAGAGATGGACGCCTACCTCCACGCGCTGGACTAG
- a CDS encoding UbiA family prenyltransferase: MSLARDGSGLEPTVRAYLSQVHPVFMLPPLAASLFGAILAQAVDPVLAGVHVVAMFTAVYTAHVKDGYVDFYVRGEDDDHPMTEWGCHVGLALSTGLFALCCALLFVLVDWVAVALTLPTWLIAYHHAPQLDMNPVTATTGYPMGIALAILGGFYVQAGTIAAVPLGFAVVFLALLSGIKVIDDAQDYDYDRSIRKRTVAVVVGPDRAYTVAYALMVAGLLAVVAFAVAQVFPPTAVLAVLAFGAVALLASRAEPDVATMLLIRGSYVFLAVLVAAVWFEPLAGFV, translated from the coding sequence ATGTCTCTCGCGCGAGACGGATCGGGTCTCGAGCCGACGGTGCGGGCGTACCTCTCGCAGGTCCACCCCGTCTTCATGCTGCCGCCGCTGGCGGCGTCGCTGTTTGGGGCGATCCTCGCCCAGGCGGTCGATCCAGTTCTCGCGGGAGTTCACGTCGTCGCGATGTTTACGGCGGTGTACACCGCCCACGTCAAGGACGGCTACGTCGACTTCTACGTCCGCGGGGAGGACGACGACCACCCGATGACCGAGTGGGGCTGTCACGTCGGCCTCGCGCTGTCGACGGGGCTGTTCGCGCTCTGCTGTGCGCTCCTGTTCGTCCTCGTCGACTGGGTCGCCGTCGCACTCACCCTCCCGACGTGGCTCATCGCCTACCACCACGCCCCCCAGCTCGACATGAACCCGGTGACTGCCACCACGGGCTACCCGATGGGGATCGCACTCGCGATTCTCGGCGGCTTCTACGTACAGGCCGGCACGATCGCCGCCGTCCCGCTCGGCTTCGCCGTCGTTTTCCTCGCGTTGCTCTCGGGGATCAAGGTGATCGACGACGCCCAGGACTACGACTACGACAGGTCGATCCGAAAGCGCACCGTCGCCGTCGTCGTCGGCCCCGATCGTGCGTACACCGTGGCCTACGCGCTGATGGTGGCCGGCCTGCTCGCGGTCGTCGCCTTCGCCGTCGCTCAGGTGTTCCCCCCGACCGCCGTCCTCGCGGTGCTGGCGTTCGGCGCCGTTGCGCTCCTGGCGAGTCGGGCCGAACCGGACGTGGCGACGATGCTTCTCATCCGCGGCTCGTACGTCTTCCTCGCGGTGCTCGTCGCGGCGGTGTGGTTCGAACCGCTCGCCGGGTTCGTGTAG
- a CDS encoding Lrp/AsnC family transcriptional regulator — MASDEIDHVDKGIIYLLQQDARKRTVADIGEKVGVSSSTVANRIDRLEEQGIIKGFHTIVDYTKAGLGHHLLVTATVPLTEREELLDEIMEISGVVSARELLTNNENLSLEIVGASQEDIEESLTELDSHGVHIERMEIMKQERAQPYNHYGQKFANEDNTG; from the coding sequence ATGGCCTCCGACGAGATCGATCATGTAGACAAAGGGATTATCTATCTCCTCCAACAGGACGCCCGAAAACGAACGGTCGCCGATATTGGCGAGAAAGTTGGTGTCTCCTCCAGTACGGTCGCCAATCGCATCGACAGGCTCGAAGAACAGGGTATCATTAAGGGCTTCCACACAATCGTTGACTACACGAAAGCTGGGTTAGGCCATCATCTCCTTGTAACTGCGACAGTTCCCCTAACGGAAAGAGAGGAACTGTTAGATGAAATTATGGAAATATCTGGTGTTGTGAGCGCACGTGAATTATTGACAAATAACGAGAATTTGTCGTTAGAAATAGTTGGAGCCTCTCAAGAGGACATAGAGGAGAGTCTTACAGAACTGGATTCACATGGCGTTCATATAGAACGAATGGAGATAATGAAACAGGAACGAGCCCAACCCTACAACCACTATGGCCAAAAATTTGCAAATGAGGATAACACTGGCTGA
- a CDS encoding HalOD1 output domain-containing protein, whose translation MNKIQAEVAEESCVSQKIVEAIAEAEETEPIELTPPLYEVIDPEALENLFANNQTLGKVVFNYNSCEVTVFSDGYISVKKACI comes from the coding sequence ATGAACAAGATACAGGCCGAAGTAGCAGAGGAGAGTTGTGTCAGTCAAAAAATAGTTGAAGCAATTGCTGAAGCGGAAGAAACCGAGCCTATCGAACTCACTCCCCCCTTGTATGAGGTCATAGACCCTGAGGCCTTGGAGAACCTCTTTGCCAATAACCAGACACTTGGAAAAGTTGTCTTTAACTATAATAGTTGTGAGGTTACGGTTTTCTCCGATGGCTATATTTCTGTCAAGAAGGCGTGTATATAA